One window of Parus major isolate Abel chromosome 12, Parus_major1.1, whole genome shotgun sequence genomic DNA carries:
- the ABHD6 gene encoding monoacylglycerol lipase ABHD6, giving the protein MDLDVLNMFVIAGGTLAIPILAFVASFLLWPSALIRIYYWYWRRALGMQVRYANYDDYQFCYSYRGRPGYRPSILMLHGFSAHKDMWLSIVKFLPKNLHLVCVDMPGHEGTTRSDLDDYSISGQAKRIHQFVECIKLNRKPFHLVGTSMGGNVAGVYAAQYPEDICSLTLICPAGLPSTTDSKFIKQLRELQESKRIDRIPLIPSTPEEMADMLKLCSYVRFKVPQQILQGLVDVRIPHNEFYRKLFLEIVDEKSRHSLHEHMSKIKAPTQVIWGKQDQVLDVSGATALANAIPDCHVYILENCGHSVVVERPRKTANLILEFLALLHGIDNNKKQA; this is encoded by the exons ATGGACCTGGATGTGCTGAACATGTTTGTCATTGCCGGCGGCACCCTGGCTATCCCCATCCTGGCCTTCGTGGCCTCGTTCCTCCTCTGGCCCTCGGCGCTTATCCGCATCTACTACTG GTACTGGCGCCGAGCCTTGGGCATGCAGGTTAGATATGCAAACTACGATGACTATCAGTTTTGTTATTCCTATAGAGGAAGACCTGGATACCGACCATCCATCCTGATGTTACATGGCTTCTCAGCTCACAAAGACATGTGGCTCTCCATAGTCAAG TTCCTGCCAAAGAACCTGCACTTGGTATGTGTGGACATGCCTGGGCACGAGGGCACGACCCGCTCGGACTTGGATGATTACTCCATTAGTGGGCAAGCTAAGAGAATACACCAG TTCGTGGAGTGCATCAAGCTGAACAGAAAGCCCTTTCATCTGGTTGGCACTTCCATGGGGGGAAATGTTGCTGGTGTCTATGCTGCTCAGTACCCAGAAGATATTTGCAGCCTGACCCTCATCTGTCCTGCAG GCCTGCCCAGTACCACTGACAGCAAGTTCATTAAGCAGCTCCGGGAGCTGCAGGAGTCCAAACGCATTGACAGGATCCCTTTAATCCCCTCCACGCCCGAGGAGATGGCAGACATGCTGAAGCTTTGCTCCTACGTTCGTTTCAAGGTGCCACAGCAG atCCTCCAGGGCCTTGTTGACGTTCGCATCCCACACAATGAATTTTACCGGAAAT TGTTTTTAGAAATCGTGGATGAAAAGTCCAGGCACTCTCTGCACGAGCACATGAGCAAGATCAAAGCACCGACACAGGTCATCTGGGGAAAGCAGGACCAG GTCCTGGATGTTTCTGGTGCCACTGCTTTAGCAAACGCTATTCCAGACTGCCACGTGTACATCCTGGAGAACTGTGGGCACTCGGTGGTGGTGGAGCGGCCCCGCAAGACAGCCAACCTCATCCTGGAGTTCCTGGCGCTGCTGCATGGCATAGATAACAACAAGAAGCAGGCATGA